A single window of Bradyrhizobium daqingense DNA harbors:
- a CDS encoding MarR family winged helix-turn-helix transcriptional regulator, giving the protein MSVKKDEAGDPVAALAHQWRLENGIGFLLRLLEAKYDGLYQSVTQQTDITPRQFGVLMALLQEGPMTASALAERISCDRNTLSEMLKRMTARRLISKKSHPGDRRSIQVQITAKGTSALMAVVPAAARLQDLMLAPLSQDDRAHFLRCMLAIAKSPPPEPGA; this is encoded by the coding sequence ATGTCGGTCAAAAAGGATGAAGCCGGAGATCCGGTTGCCGCGCTGGCACATCAGTGGAGACTGGAAAACGGCATCGGATTTCTGCTGCGCCTGCTCGAAGCCAAATATGATGGCCTCTACCAGAGCGTAACGCAGCAAACTGACATCACGCCCCGCCAGTTCGGCGTGCTGATGGCGCTGCTGCAGGAGGGGCCAATGACTGCATCGGCACTGGCGGAACGCATCAGTTGCGACCGGAACACGCTGAGCGAAATGCTGAAGCGGATGACCGCACGCAGGCTGATCTCCAAGAAGAGCCATCCCGGCGACCGTCGTTCCATCCAGGTCCAGATCACGGCCAAGGGTACGAGCGCCCTGATGGCCGTGGTTCCGGCCGCGGCCCGGCTGCAGGATCTCATGCTTGCTCCCTTGAGCCAGGACGACCGCGCGCATTTCCTGCGCTGCATGCTGGCGATCGCGAAGTCTCCCCCTCCCGAACCCGGCGCCTGA
- a CDS encoding CaiB/BaiF CoA transferase family protein yields the protein MILADMGAEVIKVEAPVRGDDLRRYPPVDARLSYGAPFLWTNRNKRSVAIDLKSPEGVEVARDLIRTADVVVENFSTGVMERFGLGYESCRQIAPSIIYCSVSAYGREGPFSDRLGFDPIAQVESGFVSMNGYADREGVRALSPVMDISTAMMASNAVLGALVARERSGTGQAIEVSLFDTAVLMTGYASMQQLFTGTDPQRHGNTSPDTCPSGVFQATDSTFYINCGNDKIFQRLMSQVIDRPDLASSDLYATGPNRIRRREELFAILGEAFAQHPWSYWQSRMRAAGVPCGKVRTVGEAIRSPEARERGIVTRIPHDEVGWVPNVSLPIRYSQTPVVDPAVAPAVGQHTGQVLRDLLGYDETRLARLAEAGAFGADAPPPAVKE from the coding sequence ATGATCCTGGCCGACATGGGCGCCGAGGTGATCAAGGTCGAGGCGCCTGTGCGTGGCGACGATCTGCGGCGCTATCCGCCAGTCGATGCCAGGCTGAGCTATGGTGCGCCGTTCCTGTGGACCAATCGCAACAAGCGAAGCGTGGCGATCGATCTGAAATCGCCGGAGGGCGTCGAGGTCGCACGGGACCTGATCCGCACGGCGGATGTCGTAGTCGAGAATTTTTCCACTGGGGTCATGGAGCGCTTCGGGCTTGGTTACGAGAGTTGTCGTCAGATCGCGCCATCGATCATCTATTGCTCGGTCTCTGCCTACGGCAGAGAGGGACCTTTCTCGGACCGGCTCGGCTTCGATCCCATCGCCCAGGTCGAGAGCGGGTTTGTATCCATGAACGGCTACGCAGACCGTGAAGGCGTGCGCGCACTATCGCCGGTCATGGACATCAGCACGGCGATGATGGCCAGCAATGCCGTTCTCGGCGCACTTGTGGCACGCGAACGCAGCGGCACGGGTCAGGCCATTGAGGTGTCGCTGTTCGACACTGCCGTTCTGATGACCGGCTATGCGTCGATGCAGCAGTTGTTCACCGGCACGGATCCGCAGCGCCACGGCAACACCAGTCCCGACACCTGCCCCTCGGGAGTCTTTCAGGCTACCGATTCCACATTCTACATCAACTGCGGCAACGACAAGATTTTTCAGCGCCTGATGTCGCAGGTGATCGATCGCCCCGATCTTGCGTCGTCCGATCTCTATGCGACCGGACCTAACCGCATACGGCGCCGCGAAGAACTGTTTGCAATCCTCGGCGAAGCGTTCGCGCAGCATCCTTGGTCGTACTGGCAGTCGCGGATGCGCGCCGCGGGCGTGCCTTGCGGCAAGGTCCGGACCGTCGGCGAGGCCATCCGCTCTCCGGAAGCGCGGGAGCGAGGCATCGTCACGCGAATTCCGCATGATGAGGTGGGGTGGGTACCGAACGTCAGCCTGCCGATCCGCTATTCGCAAACGCCGGTCGTCGACCCCGCGGTCGCTCCCGCCGTCGGCCAGCATACCGGGCAGGTGCTCCGCGATCTGCTTGGCTACGATGAAACTCGCCTCGCGCGGCTGGCCGAGGCTGGCGCTTTTGGTGCCGACGCGCCCCCGCCGGCGGTCAAGGAATGA
- a CDS encoding PDR/VanB family oxidoreductase: MAGDLQELRVKRISYEAESINSYELVLPAGGELAPFTAGSHIDLHLKNGMIRSYSLVNDQSERHRYVIAVNKDAAGRGGSSFVHDSFKAGDIVSVSMPRNNFSLREDAESSLLIAGGVGITPLVSMIRRLQELRRPWKLFYATRARRAAAFLGELSAVGSDAQVHLHFDDEHGGRPLNLAATVGDAPASAHLYCCGPVPMLEAFENATAGRPAGQIHVEYFQAKQAPAAEGGFEVRLARSNRTIAVEPGKTILNAVLDAGIMANYSCSEGVCGTCETRVIEGIPDHRDLFLSPEEQAANKTIMICCSGSKSGTLVLDL, translated from the coding sequence ATGGCCGGCGATCTGCAGGAACTGCGAGTGAAGCGCATCAGCTATGAAGCCGAGAGCATCAATTCCTATGAGTTGGTGCTTCCGGCAGGAGGTGAGCTCGCACCTTTCACCGCCGGCAGTCACATCGATCTGCACCTGAAGAACGGCATGATCCGCAGCTATTCGCTCGTTAACGATCAGAGTGAACGGCATCGCTACGTCATTGCCGTCAACAAGGATGCTGCCGGGCGCGGCGGCTCGAGCTTCGTCCACGACAGCTTCAAGGCCGGCGATATCGTTTCGGTCTCCATGCCGCGGAACAATTTTTCCCTGCGTGAGGATGCGGAATCTTCGCTGCTGATCGCGGGCGGCGTCGGCATCACGCCGCTGGTGTCGATGATCCGGCGCCTGCAGGAACTGCGCCGCCCGTGGAAACTGTTCTATGCGACACGGGCGCGGCGCGCGGCGGCATTTCTTGGCGAGCTGAGCGCCGTCGGGTCGGACGCGCAGGTCCATCTCCACTTCGACGATGAACATGGCGGGCGGCCGCTCAACCTTGCCGCCACCGTCGGAGACGCGCCAGCGAGCGCGCATCTCTATTGCTGCGGTCCGGTGCCGATGCTGGAAGCCTTCGAGAATGCCACTGCGGGTCGTCCGGCGGGGCAGATTCACGTCGAGTATTTCCAGGCCAAACAAGCGCCCGCCGCCGAGGGCGGATTTGAGGTCAGACTAGCGCGCAGCAATCGTACGATCGCGGTCGAGCCGGGCAAGACCATTCTGAATGCGGTTCTCGATGCCGGCATCATGGCGAATTACTCCTGTTCGGAAGGCGTTTGCGGGACCTGCGAGACGCGGGTGATCGAGGGAATCCCCGATCATCGCGACCTGTTCCTGAGTCCGGAAGAGCAGGCAGCGAACAAGACTATCATGATCTGTTGCTCAGGATCGAAGTCCGGCACGCTCGTGCTCGATCTTTGA
- a CDS encoding Bug family tripartite tricarboxylate transporter substrate binding protein produces the protein MRVLVLLLSFLFAAPCLAEGYPERAIRMIVPYPAGGSTDILARAILQPLTEILGKPVIIDNKSGAGGIIGTTEAARATPDGYTIVFGNLGPNALNASLYKKLAYDPIRDFIPISKVVDVPFLLVTAPSTGISSVTDLIARGKKDPNTLTYASVGQGSASHVTAELFRRQAGIEMRHVPYRGGAPATNDTLAGQVSVYFITPLEGMGQVQAGMLKSLGISTAERSPLFPDMPTIHEALPGFQVVVWFGILAPAGVPPEIVARLNDAVTRAVATPSVQEALKKLGVEPKSSTSEAFAATIRTDIDKWAKVVKEANITLD, from the coding sequence ATGCGCGTGCTGGTTCTGCTGCTGTCGTTCCTGTTCGCGGCCCCTTGTCTGGCCGAGGGGTATCCGGAGCGTGCGATCCGGATGATCGTGCCCTATCCGGCAGGCGGCTCCACCGACATTCTCGCGCGGGCGATCCTGCAACCCCTCACGGAAATCCTCGGCAAGCCGGTCATCATTGACAACAAGTCGGGTGCCGGAGGCATCATCGGCACGACAGAAGCGGCTCGGGCAACACCGGACGGATACACGATCGTATTCGGCAATCTCGGACCGAACGCGCTGAACGCGAGCCTTTACAAGAAGCTCGCTTACGACCCGATCCGCGATTTCATTCCGATCTCGAAGGTCGTCGACGTGCCGTTCCTGCTGGTGACGGCGCCGTCGACCGGGATCAGCAGCGTCACCGACCTCATCGCGCGTGGCAAGAAGGATCCCAACACCCTCACCTATGCGTCGGTCGGGCAAGGATCGGCCTCCCATGTCACGGCGGAGCTGTTTCGCCGTCAGGCCGGCATTGAAATGCGGCATGTTCCGTATCGTGGGGGCGCACCGGCAACGAACGATACGCTGGCGGGCCAAGTTTCGGTCTACTTCATCACACCGCTCGAAGGCATGGGTCAGGTCCAGGCCGGCATGCTCAAATCGCTCGGCATCAGCACGGCAGAGCGCTCGCCGTTGTTTCCGGACATGCCGACCATCCACGAGGCGCTTCCCGGATTTCAGGTGGTGGTGTGGTTTGGCATCCTCGCGCCTGCCGGCGTCCCGCCCGAGATCGTGGCCAGGCTGAACGACGCAGTTACGCGCGCGGTCGCGACGCCGTCCGTTCAGGAGGCTCTCAAAAAGCTCGGCGTCGAACCGAAGAGCTCAACGTCGGAAGCTTTCGCGGCCACTATCCGCACCGATATCGACAAGTGGGCGAAGGTGGTGAAGGAGGCCAACATCACGCTCGACTAG
- a CDS encoding Bug family tripartite tricarboxylate transporter substrate binding protein has product MKALRVLAFIFGAAILVAPAAADNYPSRPIRLIVPYPAGGSTDIMARALQEPMTKILGQPIVIDNRGGAAGTTGSNEAARSDADGYTLLFANNGPISIAPLLQKGIDFDPLKSFAPVSLVSTAPLVLVASDKVPVNDVAGLLAYAKAQSKPMLYASAGPGSLGHLSTERFLNQAGLQMVHVPYRGQAPTTLAIFSGEVDILLTTTSDTLNEHIRSGKVKLLGVSSSGPSPVAPGAASIGSALKGYSVETWFGILAPAGTPPDVVAKLNAALGTVLAMPQIRDRFLSYGVEAKASTPAELYALIAAEIPSWRKLIEERNVKTE; this is encoded by the coding sequence GTGAAGGCGCTACGTGTTCTGGCTTTCATATTCGGGGCGGCGATCCTCGTCGCGCCCGCCGCAGCGGACAATTATCCATCGCGTCCGATCCGGCTCATCGTGCCATATCCCGCCGGCGGTTCGACCGACATCATGGCGCGTGCGCTGCAGGAGCCGATGACGAAAATCCTCGGCCAGCCGATTGTCATCGACAATCGCGGCGGTGCGGCCGGCACGACCGGTTCCAACGAAGCGGCCCGATCGGATGCGGACGGTTACACGCTTCTGTTTGCCAACAATGGGCCGATTTCGATCGCACCGTTGCTGCAGAAGGGCATCGATTTCGATCCGCTGAAGAGCTTTGCGCCAGTGTCGCTGGTCTCCACGGCGCCGCTGGTTCTGGTGGCAAGCGACAAGGTGCCCGTGAACGACGTCGCCGGGCTGCTTGCCTATGCCAAGGCGCAGAGCAAGCCGATGCTGTATGCCTCCGCTGGACCAGGCTCGCTTGGGCATCTGAGCACCGAGCGCTTCCTCAATCAGGCAGGCCTGCAGATGGTCCACGTCCCATACCGGGGCCAGGCGCCGACAACGCTCGCGATCTTTTCCGGCGAGGTCGACATTCTGCTCACCACCACTTCCGATACGCTGAACGAGCACATCCGCTCCGGCAAGGTAAAGCTGCTCGGGGTTTCCTCGTCCGGTCCTTCGCCAGTTGCTCCCGGTGCGGCATCCATCGGCAGTGCCTTGAAGGGCTATTCGGTCGAAACGTGGTTCGGCATTCTCGCGCCTGCCGGCACTCCGCCGGACGTCGTAGCCAAGCTCAACGCCGCACTTGGCACGGTGCTGGCGATGCCGCAAATACGGGATCGCTTTCTCTCCTATGGCGTGGAGGCCAAGGCCAGCACGCCTGCCGAGCTGTACGCCCTGATCGCCGCAGAAATCCCGTCCTGGCGCAAGCTGATCGAGGAACGCAACGTCAAGACCGAATAG
- a CDS encoding Rieske 2Fe-2S domain-containing protein, with protein sequence MLSHEDNERLVRVGKGTPLGELFRLYWIPFLPSADLARDGQPKRIRLLGEDLVAFRDTEGRVGLVDQACPHRGAPMVFARNEDCGLRCVYHGWKFDVTGKVMDMPAEPVRSRLKERVHIKAYACRERNGMIWAYLGPDQAGPPPLPNVEWNLVPEEQVHISVRVQECNWLQAVEGEIDSAHAPLLHGRLDAQGTTSAWIQKRDLRPTFECVKQDFGMSIAARRNYDANTLYWRVNQFMLPFYTLVPPLSPFPDLSGHAWVPIDDQNTLCIMFSYHPSQPLLAKTLEVFAEGHKGRESGHASRHALVKQPVTVPYADYWTKYNPQNGYQFDYEAQRTTWFSGLPGLWVQDGACQSGVSPIADRTKENLCSSDTGIAMTRRFILEALGAYRDHGTRPRGVTDPDVFMVRAVSLRLPPEDSWIDSGAPFMRAKLGADFGYEL encoded by the coding sequence ATGCTCTCGCACGAGGACAACGAGCGGCTGGTAAGAGTCGGCAAGGGCACTCCGCTGGGGGAATTGTTCCGGCTCTACTGGATTCCGTTTCTGCCATCCGCCGATCTGGCGCGCGATGGGCAGCCGAAGCGTATCCGACTGCTTGGCGAGGATTTGGTGGCCTTCCGCGACACCGAGGGCCGCGTTGGTCTGGTCGATCAGGCCTGTCCGCACCGGGGCGCGCCCATGGTTTTCGCTCGTAATGAGGATTGCGGCCTGCGCTGCGTCTATCACGGCTGGAAGTTCGACGTCACGGGCAAGGTGATGGACATGCCGGCCGAACCGGTCCGCAGCCGGCTCAAGGAGCGGGTGCATATCAAGGCCTATGCCTGCCGTGAGCGCAACGGAATGATCTGGGCCTATCTGGGGCCGGATCAGGCCGGGCCTCCGCCGCTGCCGAATGTCGAGTGGAATCTTGTCCCCGAGGAGCAGGTTCACATCTCGGTGCGGGTTCAGGAGTGCAACTGGCTGCAGGCCGTCGAAGGCGAGATCGATTCCGCGCACGCGCCGCTGCTCCACGGCCGTCTCGACGCGCAGGGCACCACCAGCGCCTGGATCCAGAAGCGCGACCTCCGCCCGACCTTCGAATGCGTCAAGCAGGACTTCGGCATGAGCATTGCGGCGCGCCGGAACTACGACGCCAATACACTCTACTGGCGCGTCAATCAGTTCATGCTGCCGTTCTACACGCTCGTTCCGCCGCTCTCGCCGTTTCCCGATCTGAGCGGCCATGCATGGGTGCCGATCGACGACCAGAATACGCTCTGCATCATGTTCTCCTATCATCCCTCGCAGCCGTTGTTGGCCAAGACGCTCGAGGTTTTCGCAGAAGGGCACAAGGGCCGGGAGAGCGGCCATGCCAGCCGTCACGCCCTGGTCAAGCAGCCGGTGACGGTGCCGTACGCGGACTATTGGACGAAGTACAATCCACAGAACGGGTATCAGTTCGACTACGAAGCACAGCGGACGACATGGTTCTCGGGTCTTCCCGGTCTTTGGGTCCAGGACGGGGCGTGCCAGAGCGGGGTATCACCAATCGCCGACCGTACCAAAGAGAACTTGTGCTCAAGCGATACCGGTATTGCTATGACCCGACGGTTCATCCTGGAAGCGCTGGGCGCCTATCGCGACCACGGCACCAGGCCGAGGGGTGTCACCGATCCGGACGTATTCATGGTCCGCGCGGTGTCCTTGCGGCTGCCGCCAGAAGACTCCTGGATCGATTCCGGCGCGCCTTTCATGAGGGCGAAGCTCGGCGCGGATTTCGGCTACGAGCTTTGA